One window from the genome of Nicotiana tomentosiformis chromosome 5, ASM39032v3, whole genome shotgun sequence encodes:
- the LOC104115573 gene encoding uncharacterized protein, which yields MTSKELDTGVVDPPREIVESESELKEEVYRLKHQMAEIYQAWVRGHPPPSFPANYPENPAFIPPLSQAQDPVTIDLSPQHAPSFTPYRHYPGTSSQTFHAPPAKTTAYPAPISAPIFVAPPRATLHRSSSEPAFQAPDTQYYVPEPTFKVADPYSHAPHFEPRVETEKPSRNVEQDEMFRKVKSLEQSLKNMQGIGSQVSVAYKDLCLFSDVQLPAGFKMPKFDPYDGHGDPVAHLRGFCSNMRGAGGKDELLMAYFSQSLSRVALEWYTRQDTSRWYTWDDLAQAFARHFQYNIDIVPDRLYLTKVEKRPNESFREYGFRWREQAARVYPPMEEDEMVEYFLQALEPTYFGHLISAIDYRKERQQRKETFTPLGESYTSLFQRLRQLDVLRPIEPKIPNPPPRNLDYSLRCAYCSDAPGHDTEKCWHLKRAIQELIDTNQIVVQSPEAPNINQNPLPAHAETHMIEIVHKDGEPKNSSKSVMMIQASESNPIKALDSAKAISLTIKGVSEKPSTLNVKPSVLVVKGPLVDVEANQERQKVIVPGVPGKPVIIVEGVRVTPVIIKPVTQLPMVDTKAVPWNYKQVIVTYKGKEVEEEVNETGGLTRSGRCFTPEELRKTKPFKDGHIPVKKPVTEEEAEEFLKKMKMQDYSIVEQLRKTPAQISLLITFSDDELPIEGTEHNRALYLTVKCEDFAVSRVLVDNGSSVNICPLSTLQKLKIGTERIHINNVCVRGFDGGGKDFVGDIMLNLSIGPVEFTMEFQVLDVAASYNLLLGRPWIHTAKAIRSSLHQMVKFEWDRHEIVVHGDENLYAYNDTIVPFIEVEDDKGPWVYQMFETVSVGKIPEGECILGSKIPSASVMIANEMLKNGFLPGKGLGSSLQGIVHPVCPRESFGTFGLGFTLTGKDVKKAKSLKGKAWSLPKPVPHISNSFYVGFNNMTCMRNFQPNLKSQSNSEITIQEVEGDDETEYDEEAAFEEVSRELKHFEEKPKPNLNETEAINLGDQNNVRETKISVHLEPQIKEEIIKTLFAYKDVFAWSYDDMPGLSTNLVAYKLPTDPTFPPVKQKLRKFKTDMSVKIKEEITKQLEAKVIWVTQYPTWLANVVPVPKKDGKTRVCVDYRDLNKASPKDNFPLPNIHILIDNCAKHEIGSFVDCYAGYHQILMDEEDAEKTAFIMPWGTYCYRVMPFGLKNAGATYMRAMTTIFHDMIHKEIEVYVDDVITKSKKQSNHVGDLRKFFQRLRRYNLKLNPVKCAFGVPSGKLLGFIVSRRGIELDPSKIKAIQELPPPKNKTEVMSLLGRLNYISRFIAQLTTTCEPIFKLLKKNDAVKWTDECQEAFDKIKNYLLNPPELVLPEPRRPLILYFTVTDNSFGRLAKWQILLTEFDIIYVTRTVMKAQALADHLAENPVDEAYEPLKTYFPDEEAMYVDEADHDEKPGWKLFFDGAANMKGVGIGAVLISETRHHYPVTARLQFYCTNNMAEYEACILGLRSVEFRHIPRIHNEIADALATLASMLHHPDKIYVDPLHIQIRDQHAYCNVVEEEIDGEPWFHDVEEYIKSGVYPAHATGDQKRTIRRLASGFFLSGGILYKRTPDLGLLRCNRC from the exons atgactagcaaagaatTGGACACGGGTGTTGTCGACCCGCCAAGGGAGATTGTAGAATCGgagtctgaattgaaagaggaggtctacaggttgaagcatcaaatggcAGAAATATATCAAGCCTGGGTCAGGGGGCATCCTCCACCTTCATTCCCCGCTAACTACCCAGAAAATCCCGCTTTCATCCCACCACTGTCACAAGCCCAAGATCCCGTTACCATTGATCTTTCCCCTCAGCACGCACCAAGCTTTACCCCTTATCGCCACTACCCTGGCACCTCGTCCCAAACCTTTcatgctccaccagccaaaacaacTGCATACCCTGCTCCGATATCCGCTCCTATTTTCGTAGCCCCTCCGCGAGCTACCCTTCACagatcttctagtgaacccgcgttccaagctccagatacccaatattatgtcccggaaccaactttcaaagtcGCGGATCCTTATTCCCATGCCCCTCACTTTGAACCTCGTGTCGAAActgagaaaccatcccggaaTGTGGAGCAGGACGAGATGTTCAGGAAAGTGAAGAGCCTAGAgcaatctttgaagaacatgcaagggataggaagccaagtaagtgtggcttacaaggatttatgcttatttTCGGATGTTCAACTGCCCgctgggttcaagatgcccaagtttgacccgtacgatggacatggagatcccgtggcccatttgagaggcttCTGCAGCAATATGAGAGGCGCCGGTGGGAAAGATGAATTATTAATGGCATATTTCAGTCAGAGTCTGAGTAGGGTAGCTTTAGAGTGGTACACCCGCCAAGACactagcaggtggtacacatgggatgacttggctcaggcctttgctcggcactttcagtacaatatagacatcGTACCGGATCGCCTATAtttgaccaaggtagagaagaggcccaatgaaagctttagggaatatggtttcagatggagagaacaagctgcacgagTCTACCCTCCAATGGAggaagatgagatggtcgagtactttcttcaagccctagagcccacttactttggccatttgatctcagccatag ATTACAGAAAAGAGAGGCAACAACGaaaagaaaccttcacccctcttggagagtcCTATACCAGTTTGTTTCAGAGGTTGAGGCAGTTGGACGTTTTGAGGCCGATTGAGCCCAAGATACCAAATCCGCCTCCAAGGAACCTTGACTATTCCCTCAGATGCgcatattgttctgatgccccggggcacgacacagagaagtgctggcatttgaagagggcgatccaagagctcattgatacaaatcaaattgtggtccagagcccggaggcgccaaacatcaaccaaaatcctttgccgGCCCATGCAGAGACACACATGATCGAGATAGTTCATAAGGATGGGGAGCCCAAAAACTCttccaagtctgtcatgatgatCCAGGCTAGCGAGAGTAATCCAATCAAAGCTCTAGATTCTGCAAAAGCAATATCCTTGACGATTAAAGGGGTGTCGGAGAAGCCAAGCACACTCAATGTGAAGCCTTCTGTATTGGTTGTGAAAGGGCCTCTGGTTGATGTTGAAGCGAACCAGGAAAGGCAAAAAGTGATCGTGCCAGGGGTCCCGGGCAAGCCGGTCATAATCGTGGAAGGGGTTCGTGTTACCCCCGTTATCATTAAGCCAGTAACCCAGTTACCGATGGTTGACACAAAGGCCGTCCCATGGAATTACAAACAAGTGATAGTAACATAcaaagggaaagaagtagaggaagaagtcaatgaaacCGGAGGACTGACTCGTTCTGGGAGATGTTTTACCCCAGAAGAACTGAGGAAAACCAAGCCATTCAAGGACGGCCACATCCCAGTAAAAAAGCcggtcaccgaagaagaggctgaggaattcctgaaaaagatgaaaatgcaagactattccattgtagaacagCTGAGGAAAACACCGGCTCAGATCTCTCTTCT gatcactttctcagatgatgaactccctatagagggtacagaacacaatcgagctctttatctcacagtgaAGTGCGAGGATTTTGCTGTCTCAAGGGTACTGGTGGATAATGGTTCTAGTGTGAATATTtgccctctgtccactttgcaaaagttgaagattgGCACCGAAAGGATCCACATTAATAATGTATGCGTTCGAGGCTTCgatggaggagggaaagattTTGTCGGTGATATAATGCTAAATTTGTCAATAGGGCCGgttgagttcactatggagttccaagtgctagatgtggCTGCCTCTTATAACTTGTTGTTGGGCAGGCCCTGGATCCATACTGCCAAGGCAATCCGGTCCtctctgcatcaaatggtaaagttcgaaTGGGACAGACATgaaatagttgtgcacggtgatgagaacttatatgcttacaatgacacaatcgttccatttattgaagttgaagatgataaagggccttgggtTTACCAAATGTTCGAAACAGTGTCTGTCGGGAAAATTCCCGAAGGAGAATGCATCCTAGGTTCGAAGATACCATCCGCATCTGTCATgatagcaaatgaaatgttgaagaatgggTTTCTGCCGGGCAAAGGTCTGGGTTCATCTCTGCAGGGTATTGTGCATCCGGTGTGTCCACGTGAAAGTtttggtacatttggtttgggattcacactTACAGGGAAGGACGTGAAAAAGGCTAAAAGTTTGAAAGGAAAGGCATGGTCACTTCCTAAGCCTGTTCCACATATCTCcaa TTCCTTTTATGTTGGTttcaataacatgacatgcatgaggaattttcagccaaatcttaaaagccaatctaattctgaaataacgatccaagaagtagagggtgatgatgaaacagaataCGATGAAGAGGCGGCATTTGAGGAAGTCAGTAGAGAACTAAAACACTTCGAAGAAAAACCCaagcctaatttgaatgaaaccgaagcaatcaatttaggggatcaaaataatgtcagagaaaccaagataagtgtgcatctggaaccgcaaatcaaggaagaaataatcaaaacactatttgcatacaaagatgtctttgcatggtcgtatgacgacatgCCGGGCTTGAGTACTAATTTGGTAGCTTATAAATTGCCAACCGACCCTACATTCCCTCCtgtcaagcaaaagttaagaaagttcaagactgatatgagtgtgaagattaaagaagaaatcacaaagcaactGGAGGCAAAGGTCATTTGGGTCACTCagtatcccacttggttagctaatgtggtaccagtaccaaagaaggatggtaagacgagggtgtgtgttgattatcgtgatctcaacaaggcaagtccaaaggataactttccattgccgaaTATCCACATTCTGATTGATAATTGTGCCAAGCACGAGATCGGGTCTTTCGTGGATTGTtatgcgggatatcatcagatcctgATGGACGAGGAAGACGCAGAAAAGACAGCATTCATCATGCCATGGGGGACGTATtgctaccgggtaatgccattcggtttaaagaatgctggggcaacttacatgagggcaatgactactatatttcatgacatgatacacaaggagattgaggtttatgtagatgatgtgatcacaaagtcaaagaagcagtccaaccatgttggggatttgagaaagtttttccaaaggctccgcaggtataacctcaagctcaatccggtgaaatgtgcatttggtgtcccgtCGGGGAAACTGTTGGGATTCATAGTTAGTCGACGCGGCATCGAGTTGGATCCGTCAAAGATTAAGGCCATCCAAGAACTACCACCACCAAAGAATAAAACTGAGGTGATGAGCCTGCTCGGgaggttaaactacatcagcaggtttattgctcaactcacgacaacttgtgagcccatctttaagttacTAAAGAAGAATGATGCGGTTAAGTGGACCGATGAGTGtcaggaagcatttgataagatcaagaatTACCTGCTGAACCCCCCTGAGTTGGTCCTGCCAGAACCTAGGAGACCTTTAATCCTCTATTTTACAGTCAcggataattcttttg ggaggttggcaaagtggcagattttactcacagaatttgacatcatctatgtgactcgaaCCGTGATGAAAGCCCAAGCCCTAGCCGATCACTTGGCCGAAAATCCGGTGGATGAAGCATATGAGCCAttgaagacttattttcctgatgagGAAGCGATGTATGTTGACGAGGCTGATCATGATGAAAAGCCAGGTTGGAAACttttctttgatggagctgccaatatgaaaggtgtcggaataggggctgtactcatttctgaaacaaggCATCACTATCCCGTAACAGCTCGACTTCAattttattgcactaacaacatggctgaataCGAGGCATGCATCCTGGGTTTGAG gtcggtagaattcaggcatattcccaggattcataatgagattgcCGACGCCTTGGCCACTCTGGCGTCAATGTTACACCATCCGGATAAAATTTATGTCGACCCTCTGCATATCCAAATCCGTGATCAGCATGCCTATTGCAATGTGGTCGAGGAGGAAATCGATGGCGAGCCTTGGTTCCACGACGTTGAGGAATACATCAAATCAGGGGTATATCCGGCACATGCCACAGgcgatcaaaagagaaccattcgacgtctggctagcggatttttcttaagtgggggaatatTGTATAAGAGAACTCCAGATCTAGGTTTACTAAGGTGTAATAGATGCTAA